The following are from one region of the Sulfurimonas crateris genome:
- the infC gene encoding translation initiation factor IF-3, giving the protein MNDDIRVPEVRCNVDGAESLGIISIDEAMEKANELGLDLVLIAPDAKPPVAKIMDYGKFKYQEEKKQKEQRKNQVKIDVKEIKLSVKIAENDIAYKVKHAREFLEQGKHVKFRVFLRGREMANPEAAKEVLLRIWPMVEDIGVMDKEPKFEGRYYNMYVVPQK; this is encoded by the coding sequence ATGAATGACGATATTCGTGTACCGGAAGTGCGTTGTAATGTAGATGGAGCAGAATCTTTAGGAATAATTTCAATTGATGAAGCTATGGAAAAAGCAAATGAGTTGGGTTTAGATTTGGTTTTAATCGCTCCGGATGCAAAGCCTCCTGTCGCAAAGATTATGGATTACGGTAAGTTTAAGTATCAAGAAGAGAAAAAACAAAAAGAGCAGAGAAAGAATCAGGTTAAGATCGATGTAAAAGAGATCAAGCTCTCTGTTAAAATTGCAGAAAATGATATTGCATACAAAGTTAAACACGCAAGAGAGTTTCTTGAGCAAGGCAAACATGTAAAATTCCGCGTATTTCTAAGAGGTCGTGAGATGGCTAATCCGGAAGCTGCTAAAGAGGTTCTTTTGAGAATTTGGCCTATGGTTGAAGATATTGGGGTTATGGATAAAGAGCCTAAGTTTGAAGGCCGTTACTACAACATGTACGTTGTCCCTCAGAAATAG
- the thrS gene encoding threonine--tRNA ligase, which produces MNAIAIKHNGEIIDLQTAKEKGFEGEQIHLDNSPESLDVLRHSTAHLMAQAIKSLYPDAKFFVGPTVKEGFYYDFKTKEEIGEGDLKTIEKEMLSLAKKKYEIEKYEISMSEAKEKFKDDHLKLTVMERIPSDTVSIYKQGEFEDLCRGPHLPNIGLIRYFKLTKIAGAYLGGDSKNEMLTRIYGIAFADKEALKSYLDMMAEAEKRDHRKLGAEMKMFTFREEVGAGFPIWLPAGGRLRSRLESLLFKAHRKRGYEPVRGPEMLRSDLWKTSGHYQNYGENMYFTNIDEIEFGVKPMNCVGHIKVYEEDLHSYRDLPLKYFEYGVVHRHEMTGALHGLFRVREFTQDDAHIFCRADQIEEQIIEVVDFVDKIMSTFEFDYKMMISTKPEKAVGSDEVWEVSTQALKKAMDKNGLVYEIDEGGGAFYGPKIDIKITDAIGREWQCGTIQLDFNLPERFELEYNGENNDKIQPVMIHRAILGSFERFIGILTEHYAGEFPMFIAPTQVAIVPIAAAHNDYAKELADKLIDLGADSEIYSKNDSLNKRIRTAEKSRVPMLAIIGDEEVESRTVAIRDRRTREQYNLSESEFLSLIQTKINEVNF; this is translated from the coding sequence CCATAAAATCACTCTACCCAGATGCAAAGTTCTTTGTAGGACCTACTGTTAAAGAGGGTTTTTACTATGACTTTAAAACTAAAGAAGAGATAGGTGAGGGCGACCTTAAAACGATAGAAAAAGAGATGTTATCACTCGCTAAAAAGAAGTATGAGATAGAGAAGTATGAGATCTCTATGAGCGAGGCAAAAGAGAAGTTCAAAGATGACCATCTAAAACTTACAGTTATGGAGCGCATTCCGAGTGACACAGTCTCTATCTATAAGCAGGGTGAATTTGAAGACCTGTGTCGCGGTCCGCACCTTCCAAATATAGGACTTATCAGATATTTTAAACTTACGAAGATCGCAGGCGCTTATCTGGGTGGAGACTCTAAAAACGAGATGCTGACTCGTATATACGGTATAGCGTTTGCAGATAAAGAGGCTCTAAAATCCTATCTTGATATGATGGCAGAGGCTGAGAAGCGTGATCATCGCAAACTCGGTGCAGAGATGAAGATGTTTACGTTCCGCGAAGAGGTCGGGGCCGGTTTTCCTATCTGGCTTCCTGCAGGCGGACGCCTTCGCTCAAGACTAGAATCGCTTCTCTTTAAAGCACACAGAAAACGCGGTTATGAGCCGGTACGTGGACCTGAGATGTTAAGAAGTGACCTCTGGAAGACATCTGGGCACTACCAGAACTACGGCGAAAATATGTATTTTACAAATATTGATGAGATAGAGTTTGGTGTAAAACCTATGAACTGTGTCGGTCATATTAAAGTATATGAGGAGGATCTGCACTCATACAGAGACCTGCCTCTTAAATATTTTGAGTACGGCGTGGTTCACCGTCACGAGATGACGGGCGCACTTCACGGGCTTTTCCGCGTTCGTGAGTTTACACAAGACGATGCGCACATCTTCTGTAGAGCAGACCAGATAGAAGAGCAGATCATAGAAGTAGTTGATTTTGTAGATAAGATCATGTCTACTTTTGAGTTTGATTATAAGATGATGATCTCTACAAAACCAGAAAAAGCAGTTGGAAGTGACGAAGTATGGGAAGTTTCTACACAGGCTCTTAAAAAAGCAATGGATAAAAACGGACTTGTTTATGAGATAGATGAGGGCGGCGGAGCTTTTTACGGTCCAAAAATCGACATCAAGATAACAGATGCGATCGGCAGAGAGTGGCAGTGCGGAACGATTCAGCTCGATTTCAACCTGCCTGAGAGATTTGAGCTTGAGTATAACGGCGAAAATAATGACAAAATCCAGCCAGTAATGATACATAGAGCAATTTTAGGTTCGTTTGAGCGTTTTATTGGTATATTAACAGAGCATTACGCTGGGGAGTTCCCAATGTTTATCGCACCGACTCAGGTTGCAATCGTTCCAATCGCCGCTGCGCACAACGATTATGCAAAAGAGTTGGCAGATAAACTGATCGATCTGGGAGCAGATAGTGAGATCTACTCCAAAAATGACTCTTTAAACAAAAGAATCAGAACAGCGGAAAAGAGTAGGGTGCCAATGTTGGCGATCATAGGGGATGAAGAGGTTGAGTCTCGAACTGTCGCAATACGTGACAGAAGAACGAGAGAACAATATAACTTAAGCGAGAGTGAATTTCTATCGCTTATACAAACTAAAATAAATGAGGTAAATTTTTGA